From the genome of Primulina eburnea isolate SZY01 chromosome 12, ASM2296580v1, whole genome shotgun sequence, one region includes:
- the LOC140807762 gene encoding probable disease resistance protein At4g27220 isoform X1, which produces MADSLINPLKCVKDVGKWIVTEVLWPPVKLHIDYWWCFDGNVQGLRDEIGRLERERRDMEGKIEDARLRAESATTEVQNWSNEGTQKLEEATRILQGCDDLKLWKIISRYSVGKSAKKTTEGISKLRNEGNSIRIADPTPPASMVSLSHAPTLEFHSRKRIEEDIMESLKDGNVRMIAICGAGGVGKTTMEQRIEDRAIKEKLFDEVLPVVISQQIDMFKIQKQIAEMLGLALSEDTLAGRAHKLRTRLMDSKRKLIILDDVWESFELKDIGVPYANGLGGCKIILTSRLKDVCEEMEADKVVEIQVLDKKEAWTLFREKSGDCVDASHLRPTAEEVAAECKGLPIALVTVGKALQKKNIETWKDALLQLRRANPTNFLQVRKNVYMPLKLSYDFLETESEKSLFLLCGLFPEDYNIRIEDLALLSFGLGMFEGINNIEDGRNRTQHLLERLRSRFLLMTGRKEQEVKMHDVVRDVAIFIGSKEKQGFLNVSSMDSCRNCNWMSVEISNIANAKLPVGLDFPNLHLLMLLNFNYLEFPEGFDVNVVCFKGMEELKVLYFSNQKFQSLPSSLEFLKKLRKLHLKNCEVKDISIVGELASLEILRVLRCNKIKELPADVGELKFLKLLELRDCKKLKRIVAGVISSLVGLEELKIVDCFNKWEAKGNVSEERNASLSELESLINLTCLEIDIFDPKLVTQEILLSKQLRRYQIRAYGDRFLSDGRKHERRITLQLPRDVTVGNWIRGLGKNTQSLELDGDGSNDFNLGEIESLREFVFQNCSTVEKLMNAIDWKFSMLEHLELRDLEELEEIIDGTIPEGSNSFQNLESLVVQYLPKLGYLWKSPNQNVSLVNLKSIYISSCPNLRYLFSMATARSLVQLQSLQISLCDTIEQVLWNEMESNTEASIIEFPKLKTLQLCVLPNLIAFTQGVEIVKFPQLIELDINYCPKLRTKIDPFPAGMIEKIIVRNHDTIEEIFRDDGNRHIIFQELYELNLLGLPCLTTFYRGVESIKFPKLKVLTIGNLPRLNSFVAIDSSEPTHDHHSIHFFCNKKVEIIGLNELYLHHFPDKINKIWCRHISTGFFHNLEGLHIYKVDGITNLISSSTAKALVNLKALYIKYCKEMIDVIEDETHVTVNYVFPNLEYLDIESNCKLRSFCQWKHAFDLPSLVNVRIANCSLMKTFTLGSLSTPKLHRFQINYEDIEIKDLNGSIQRFISTKQNANEDENKDEYNENEKHEDKKETEGEDKTESSNNNLM; this is translated from the exons ATGGCAGACAGTTTGATAAATCCGCTTAAATGTGTAAAAGATGTTGGAAAATGGATAGTTACTGAGGTCCTTTGGCCTCCCGTCAAGCTCCACATCGATTATTGGTGGTGTTTCGACGGAAATGTTCAAGGCCTGAGGGATGAAATCGGTCGTTTGGAAAGGGAAAGGCGCGATATGGAGGGAAAGATTGAAGATGCTCGGCTTCGTGCCGAGAGTGCTACGACTGAAGTCCAAAACTGGTCAAATGAAGGCACTCAGAAGCTCGAGGAGGCGACGAGGATTTTGCAAGGCTGCGATGATCTTAAGCTATGGAAAATAATCTCGCGGTACTCGGTGGGAAAGAGTGCCAAAAAAACAACAGAAGGCATCTCAAAACTACGAAATGAAGGGAATTCGATCAGGATTGCTGATCCCACGCCTCCGGCATCAATGGTATCTCTATCTCATGCACCAACTTTGGAGTTTCATTCGAGAAAACGCATCGAGGAAGACATCATGGAGTCTTTGAAAGATGGAAATGTCCGCATGATAGCGATTTGTGGCGCAGGAGGTGTTGGGAAGACAACTATGGAGCAAAGAATTGAGGATCGCGCGATAAAAGAGAAGTTATTTGACGAGGTTTTGCCTGTAGTTATCAGTCAACagattgacatgtttaaaattcaGAAGCAAATTGCTGAAATGTTAGGTTTGGCTTTGAGCGAGGATACTTTGGCTGGTAGAGCACATAAATTGCGCACCAGGCTAATGGATTCGAAGAGAAAACTCATCATACTTGATGATGTTTGGGAAAGCTTCGAGCTGAAGGATATAGGAGTTCCTTATGCAAATGGTCTTGGGGGATGCAAAATTATTTTGACATCACGCCTCAAAGATGTATGTGAAGAAATGGAAGCCGATAAAGTTGTTGAAATTCAAGTCTTAGACAAAAAAGAAGCTTGGACACTTTTTAGAGAGAAATCTGGTGATTGCGTGGATGCTTCACATTTGCGTCCCACAGCAGAAGAAGTCGCAGCAGAATGCAAAGGTTTGCCGATTGCGCTTGTAACCGTTGGTAAAGCTCTGCAAAAGAAGAATATAGAGACATGGAAAGATGCACTTTTACAACTGAGAAGAGCTAACCCGACGAACTTCCTGCAGGTTCGGAAAAATGTTTATATGCCTCTGAAACTGAGTTATGATTTCTTGGAAACTGAAAGTGAAAAGTCCCTTTTCCTGCTATGTGGCTTGTTTCCCGAAGATTATAACATCCGGATTGAGGACTTGGCTTTGCTCAGCTTTGGGTTAGGCATGTTTGAGGGAATCAACAATATTGAAGATGGAAGAAACAGAACACAACATTTATTGGAGAGGCTTAGAAGTCGTTTTTTATTGATGACTGGTAGAAAAGAACAAGAGGTAAAAATGCATGATGTTGTTCGTGATGTTGCTATTTTCATTGGTTCAAAAGAAAAGCAAGGGTTTTTGAATGTGTCCTCAATGGATTCATGTCGCAATTGCAATTGGATGTCGGTGGAAATTTCAAATATTGCCAATGCCAAGCTTCCAGTTGGGTTGGATTTTCCAAATCTTCATCTCCTGATGCTTTTGAATTTCAATTATTTAGAATTTCCCGAAGGATTTGACGTCAATGTTGTTTGTTTTAAAGGAATGGAGGAGCTGAAAGTCTTGTATTTTTCAAATCAAAAATTTCAATCACTTCCATCATCTCTGGAATTCCTAAAAAAACTTAGAAAGTTGCACTTGAAAAATTGCGAGGTGAAAGACATATCAATTGTTGGAGAGTTAGCAAGTTTGGAAATTCTTCGTGTCCTGCGCTGTAACAAAATTAAAGAGTTACCAGCAGATGTTGGGGAATTGAAATTTCTAAAATTATTAGAATTAAGGGATTGCAAGAAACTCAAAAGAATAGTGGCTGGTGTCATATCAAGCTTGGTTGGGTTGGAGGAATTGAAGATAGTTGATTGCTTTAACAAATGGGAAGCAAAGGGAAATGTAAGTGAAGAAAGGAATGCTAGTCTTTCAGAACTTGAGTCTCTCATCAATTTGACTTGCTTGGAGATTGATATATTTGATCCCAAATTGGTCACCCAAGAGATATTGCTTTCAAAGCAGTTAAGAAGATATCAAATACGTGCTTATGGGGACCGATTTTTATCAGATGGCAGGAAGCATGAGAGAAGAATCACACTCCAATTACCGAGAGACGTGACAGTAGGAAATTGGATTCGGGGACTAGGAAAGAACACCCAGTCGCTAGAATTAGATGGAGATGGTTCAAACGATTTTAATCTAGGTGAAATTGAAAGCTTGAGGGAGTTCGTATTTCAAAATTGTTCAACGGTGGAGAAATTGATGAATGCAATCGATTGGAAATTCTCCATGTTGGAGCACCTGGAGCTGAGAGATCTCGAAGAGTTGGAAGAGATAATTGATGGTACAATTCCAGAGGGATCCAATTCCTTCCAAAATCTAGAATCACTAGTTGTCCAATATCTTCCCAAGTTGGGATATTTGTGGAAGAGTCCAAATCAGAATGTTTCACTGGTCAACCTCAAATCCATATACATATCTTCTTGTCCCAATCTACGATATCTCTTCTCAATGGCAACAGCAAGGAGTCTTGTACAACTTCAAAGCCTTCAAATTTCTCTCTGTGACACGATTGAACAAGTGTTGTGGAACGAAATGGAAAGCAACACAGAGGCTTCTATTATTGAGTTCCCAAAGTTGAAGACACTGCAACTGTGCGTTCTGCCAAACCTTATAGCTTTCACCCAAGGAGTTGAAATCGTAAAATTCCCCCAGTTGATAGAACTAGATATCAACTACTGCCCAAAGCTCCGAACCAAAATCGACCCATTCCCTGCCGGCATGATTGAGAAGATCATCGTTCGTAATCATGACACTATAGAAGAAATATTTAGGGATGATGGAAATCGACATATCATATTCCAAGAATTGTATGAATTGAACCTACTTGGTCTGCCATGCCTGACAACGTTCTACCGAGGTGTTGAAAGCATCAAGTTTCCAAAGCTGAAAGTTTTGACGATTGGAAATTTGCCAAGGCTGAATAGTTTTGTGGCAATAGATTCATCAGAACCCACCCACGACCATCATTCTATTCATTTCTTTTGCAATAAAAAG GTTGAAATTATTGGCCTGAATGAACTTTATCTTCATCACTTTccagataaaataaacaagatATGGTGTCGCCACATCTCAACCGGTTTCTTTCATAATCTTGAGGGCTTGCATATATATAAAGTTGATGGCATCACAAACTTAATATCATCTTCAACGGCAAAAGCTCTTGTTAATCTCAAAGCACTATATATAAAGTATTGCAAAGAGATGATTGACGTTATTGAGGATGAAACACATGTAACTGTTAACTATGTCTTTCCTAATCTGGAATATTTGGATATCGAAAGCAATTGTAAGTTGAGAAGTTTTTGCCAATGGAAGCACGCATTTGATTTACCATCACTTGTCAATGTTCGAATAGCTAATTGCTCTCTAATGAAAACTTTCACTTTGGGATCGCTAAGTACGCCAAAATTACATCGGTTCCAGATAAATTACGAGGACATTGAAATAAAAGACTTGAACGGCAGCATACAACGTTTCATAAGTACTAAG CAGAATGCAAACGAAGATGAGAACAAGGATGAGTACAATGAGAATGAGAAGCATGAGGATAAGAAAGAGACAGAAGGCGAGGACAAGACAGAGAGCAGCAACAACAATCTTATGTGA
- the LOC140807762 gene encoding probable disease resistance protein At4g27220 isoform X2 produces MADSLINPLKCVKDVGKWIVTEVLWPPVKLHIDYWWCFDGNVQGLRDEIGRLERERRDMEGKIEDARLRAESATTEVQNWSNEGTQKLEEATRILQGCDDLKLWKIISRYSVGKSAKKTTEGISKLRNEGNSIRIADPTPPASMVSLSHAPTLEFHSRKRIEEDIMESLKDGNVRMIAICGAGGVGKTTMEQRIEDRAIKEKLFDEVLPVVISQQIDMFKIQKQIAEMLGLALSEDTLAGRAHKLRTRLMDSKRKLIILDDVWESFELKDIGVPYANGLGGCKIILTSRLKDVCEEMEADKVVEIQVLDKKEAWTLFREKSGDCVDASHLRPTAEEVAAECKGLPIALVTVGKALQKKNIETWKDALLQLRRANPTNFLQVRKNVYMPLKLSYDFLETESEKSLFLLCGLFPEDYNIRIEDLALLSFGLGMFEGINNIEDGRNRTQHLLERLRSRFLLMTGRKEQEVKMHDVVRDVAIFIGSKEKQGFLNVSSMDSCRNCNWMSVEISNIANAKLPVGLDFPNLHLLMLLNFNYLEFPEGFDVNVVCFKGMEELKVLYFSNQKFQSLPSSLEFLKKLRKLHLKNCEVKDISIVGELASLEILRVLRCNKIKELPADVGELKFLKLLELRDCKKLKRIVAGVISSLVGLEELKIVDCFNKWEAKGNVSEERNASLSELESLINLTCLEIDIFDPKLVTQEILLSKQLRRYQIRAYGDRFLSDGRKHERRITLQLPRDVTVGNWIRGLGKNTQSLELDGDGSNDFNLGEIESLREFVFQNCSTVEKLMNAIDWKFSMLEHLELRDLEELEEIIDGTIPEGSNSFQNLESLVVQYLPKLGYLWKSPNQNVSLVNLKSIYISSCPNLRYLFSMATARSLVQLQSLQISLCDTIEQVLWNEMESNTEASIIEFPKLKTLQLCVLPNLIAFTQGVEIVKFPQLIELDINYCPKLRTKIDPFPAGMIEKIIVRNHDTIEEIFRDDGNRHIIFQELYELNLLGLPCLTTFYRGVESIKFPKLKVLTIGNLPRLNSFVAIDSSEPTHDHHSIHFFCNKKVEIIGLNELYLHHFPDKINKIWCRHISTGFFHNLEGLHIYKVDGITNLISSSTAKALVNLKALYIKYCKEMIDVIEDETHVTVNYVFPNLEYLDIESNCKLRSFCQWKHAFDLPSLVNVRIANCSLMKTFTLGSLSTPKLHRFQINYEDIEIKDLNGSIQRFISTKNANEDENKDEYNENEKHEDKKETEGEDKTESSNNNLM; encoded by the exons ATGGCAGACAGTTTGATAAATCCGCTTAAATGTGTAAAAGATGTTGGAAAATGGATAGTTACTGAGGTCCTTTGGCCTCCCGTCAAGCTCCACATCGATTATTGGTGGTGTTTCGACGGAAATGTTCAAGGCCTGAGGGATGAAATCGGTCGTTTGGAAAGGGAAAGGCGCGATATGGAGGGAAAGATTGAAGATGCTCGGCTTCGTGCCGAGAGTGCTACGACTGAAGTCCAAAACTGGTCAAATGAAGGCACTCAGAAGCTCGAGGAGGCGACGAGGATTTTGCAAGGCTGCGATGATCTTAAGCTATGGAAAATAATCTCGCGGTACTCGGTGGGAAAGAGTGCCAAAAAAACAACAGAAGGCATCTCAAAACTACGAAATGAAGGGAATTCGATCAGGATTGCTGATCCCACGCCTCCGGCATCAATGGTATCTCTATCTCATGCACCAACTTTGGAGTTTCATTCGAGAAAACGCATCGAGGAAGACATCATGGAGTCTTTGAAAGATGGAAATGTCCGCATGATAGCGATTTGTGGCGCAGGAGGTGTTGGGAAGACAACTATGGAGCAAAGAATTGAGGATCGCGCGATAAAAGAGAAGTTATTTGACGAGGTTTTGCCTGTAGTTATCAGTCAACagattgacatgtttaaaattcaGAAGCAAATTGCTGAAATGTTAGGTTTGGCTTTGAGCGAGGATACTTTGGCTGGTAGAGCACATAAATTGCGCACCAGGCTAATGGATTCGAAGAGAAAACTCATCATACTTGATGATGTTTGGGAAAGCTTCGAGCTGAAGGATATAGGAGTTCCTTATGCAAATGGTCTTGGGGGATGCAAAATTATTTTGACATCACGCCTCAAAGATGTATGTGAAGAAATGGAAGCCGATAAAGTTGTTGAAATTCAAGTCTTAGACAAAAAAGAAGCTTGGACACTTTTTAGAGAGAAATCTGGTGATTGCGTGGATGCTTCACATTTGCGTCCCACAGCAGAAGAAGTCGCAGCAGAATGCAAAGGTTTGCCGATTGCGCTTGTAACCGTTGGTAAAGCTCTGCAAAAGAAGAATATAGAGACATGGAAAGATGCACTTTTACAACTGAGAAGAGCTAACCCGACGAACTTCCTGCAGGTTCGGAAAAATGTTTATATGCCTCTGAAACTGAGTTATGATTTCTTGGAAACTGAAAGTGAAAAGTCCCTTTTCCTGCTATGTGGCTTGTTTCCCGAAGATTATAACATCCGGATTGAGGACTTGGCTTTGCTCAGCTTTGGGTTAGGCATGTTTGAGGGAATCAACAATATTGAAGATGGAAGAAACAGAACACAACATTTATTGGAGAGGCTTAGAAGTCGTTTTTTATTGATGACTGGTAGAAAAGAACAAGAGGTAAAAATGCATGATGTTGTTCGTGATGTTGCTATTTTCATTGGTTCAAAAGAAAAGCAAGGGTTTTTGAATGTGTCCTCAATGGATTCATGTCGCAATTGCAATTGGATGTCGGTGGAAATTTCAAATATTGCCAATGCCAAGCTTCCAGTTGGGTTGGATTTTCCAAATCTTCATCTCCTGATGCTTTTGAATTTCAATTATTTAGAATTTCCCGAAGGATTTGACGTCAATGTTGTTTGTTTTAAAGGAATGGAGGAGCTGAAAGTCTTGTATTTTTCAAATCAAAAATTTCAATCACTTCCATCATCTCTGGAATTCCTAAAAAAACTTAGAAAGTTGCACTTGAAAAATTGCGAGGTGAAAGACATATCAATTGTTGGAGAGTTAGCAAGTTTGGAAATTCTTCGTGTCCTGCGCTGTAACAAAATTAAAGAGTTACCAGCAGATGTTGGGGAATTGAAATTTCTAAAATTATTAGAATTAAGGGATTGCAAGAAACTCAAAAGAATAGTGGCTGGTGTCATATCAAGCTTGGTTGGGTTGGAGGAATTGAAGATAGTTGATTGCTTTAACAAATGGGAAGCAAAGGGAAATGTAAGTGAAGAAAGGAATGCTAGTCTTTCAGAACTTGAGTCTCTCATCAATTTGACTTGCTTGGAGATTGATATATTTGATCCCAAATTGGTCACCCAAGAGATATTGCTTTCAAAGCAGTTAAGAAGATATCAAATACGTGCTTATGGGGACCGATTTTTATCAGATGGCAGGAAGCATGAGAGAAGAATCACACTCCAATTACCGAGAGACGTGACAGTAGGAAATTGGATTCGGGGACTAGGAAAGAACACCCAGTCGCTAGAATTAGATGGAGATGGTTCAAACGATTTTAATCTAGGTGAAATTGAAAGCTTGAGGGAGTTCGTATTTCAAAATTGTTCAACGGTGGAGAAATTGATGAATGCAATCGATTGGAAATTCTCCATGTTGGAGCACCTGGAGCTGAGAGATCTCGAAGAGTTGGAAGAGATAATTGATGGTACAATTCCAGAGGGATCCAATTCCTTCCAAAATCTAGAATCACTAGTTGTCCAATATCTTCCCAAGTTGGGATATTTGTGGAAGAGTCCAAATCAGAATGTTTCACTGGTCAACCTCAAATCCATATACATATCTTCTTGTCCCAATCTACGATATCTCTTCTCAATGGCAACAGCAAGGAGTCTTGTACAACTTCAAAGCCTTCAAATTTCTCTCTGTGACACGATTGAACAAGTGTTGTGGAACGAAATGGAAAGCAACACAGAGGCTTCTATTATTGAGTTCCCAAAGTTGAAGACACTGCAACTGTGCGTTCTGCCAAACCTTATAGCTTTCACCCAAGGAGTTGAAATCGTAAAATTCCCCCAGTTGATAGAACTAGATATCAACTACTGCCCAAAGCTCCGAACCAAAATCGACCCATTCCCTGCCGGCATGATTGAGAAGATCATCGTTCGTAATCATGACACTATAGAAGAAATATTTAGGGATGATGGAAATCGACATATCATATTCCAAGAATTGTATGAATTGAACCTACTTGGTCTGCCATGCCTGACAACGTTCTACCGAGGTGTTGAAAGCATCAAGTTTCCAAAGCTGAAAGTTTTGACGATTGGAAATTTGCCAAGGCTGAATAGTTTTGTGGCAATAGATTCATCAGAACCCACCCACGACCATCATTCTATTCATTTCTTTTGCAATAAAAAG GTTGAAATTATTGGCCTGAATGAACTTTATCTTCATCACTTTccagataaaataaacaagatATGGTGTCGCCACATCTCAACCGGTTTCTTTCATAATCTTGAGGGCTTGCATATATATAAAGTTGATGGCATCACAAACTTAATATCATCTTCAACGGCAAAAGCTCTTGTTAATCTCAAAGCACTATATATAAAGTATTGCAAAGAGATGATTGACGTTATTGAGGATGAAACACATGTAACTGTTAACTATGTCTTTCCTAATCTGGAATATTTGGATATCGAAAGCAATTGTAAGTTGAGAAGTTTTTGCCAATGGAAGCACGCATTTGATTTACCATCACTTGTCAATGTTCGAATAGCTAATTGCTCTCTAATGAAAACTTTCACTTTGGGATCGCTAAGTACGCCAAAATTACATCGGTTCCAGATAAATTACGAGGACATTGAAATAAAAGACTTGAACGGCAGCATACAACGTTTCATAAGTACTAAG AATGCAAACGAAGATGAGAACAAGGATGAGTACAATGAGAATGAGAAGCATGAGGATAAGAAAGAGACAGAAGGCGAGGACAAGACAGAGAGCAGCAACAACAATCTTATGTGA
- the LOC140807762 gene encoding probable disease resistance protein At4g27220 isoform X3, whose product MADSLINPLKCVKDVGKWIVTEVLWPPVKLHIDYWWCFDGNVQGLRDEIGRLERERRDMEGKIEDARLRAESATTEVQNWSNEGTQKLEEATRILQGCDDLKLWKIISRYSVGKSAKKTTEGISKLRNEGNSIRIADPTPPASMVSLSHAPTLEFHSRKRIEEDIMESLKDGNVRMIAICGAGGVGKTTMEQRIEDRAIKEKLFDEVLPVVISQQIDMFKIQKQIAEMLGLALSEDTLAGRAHKLRTRLMDSKRKLIILDDVWESFELKDIGVPYANGLGGCKIILTSRLKDVCEEMEADKVVEIQVLDKKEAWTLFREKSGDCVDASHLRPTAEEVAAECKGLPIALVTVGKALQKKNIETWKDALLQLRRANPTNFLQVRKNVYMPLKLSYDFLETESEKSLFLLCGLFPEDYNIRIEDLALLSFGLGMFEGINNIEDGRNRTQHLLERLRSRFLLMTGRKEQEVKMHDVVRDVAIFIGSKEKQGFLNVSSMDSCRNCNWMSVEISNIANAKLPVGLDFPNLHLLMLLNFNYLEFPEGFDVNVVCFKGMEELKVLYFSNQKFQSLPSSLEFLKKLRKLHLKNCEVKDISIVGELASLEILRVLRCNKIKELPADVGELKFLKLLELRDCKKLKRIVAGVISSLVGLEELKIVDCFNKWEAKGNVSEERNASLSELESLINLTCLEIDIFDPKLVTQEILLSKQLRRYQIRAYGDRFLSDGRKHERRITLQLPRDVTVGNWIRGLGKNTQSLELDGDGSNDFNLGEIESLREFVFQNCSTVEKLMNAIDWKFSMLEHLELRDLEELEEIIDGTIPEGSNSFQNLESLVVQYLPKLGYLWKSPNQNVSLVNLKSIYISSCPNLRYLFSMATARSLVQLQSLQISLCDTIEQVLWNEMESNTEASIIEFPKLKTLQLCVLPNLIAFTQGVEIVKFPQLIELDINYCPKLRTKIDPFPAGMIEKIIVRNHDTIEEIFRDDGNRHIIFQELYELNLLGLPCLTTFYRGVESIKFPKLKVLTIGNLPRLNSFVAIDSSEPTHDHHSIHFFCNKKNANEDENKDEYNENEKHEDKKETEGEDKTESSNNNLM is encoded by the exons ATGGCAGACAGTTTGATAAATCCGCTTAAATGTGTAAAAGATGTTGGAAAATGGATAGTTACTGAGGTCCTTTGGCCTCCCGTCAAGCTCCACATCGATTATTGGTGGTGTTTCGACGGAAATGTTCAAGGCCTGAGGGATGAAATCGGTCGTTTGGAAAGGGAAAGGCGCGATATGGAGGGAAAGATTGAAGATGCTCGGCTTCGTGCCGAGAGTGCTACGACTGAAGTCCAAAACTGGTCAAATGAAGGCACTCAGAAGCTCGAGGAGGCGACGAGGATTTTGCAAGGCTGCGATGATCTTAAGCTATGGAAAATAATCTCGCGGTACTCGGTGGGAAAGAGTGCCAAAAAAACAACAGAAGGCATCTCAAAACTACGAAATGAAGGGAATTCGATCAGGATTGCTGATCCCACGCCTCCGGCATCAATGGTATCTCTATCTCATGCACCAACTTTGGAGTTTCATTCGAGAAAACGCATCGAGGAAGACATCATGGAGTCTTTGAAAGATGGAAATGTCCGCATGATAGCGATTTGTGGCGCAGGAGGTGTTGGGAAGACAACTATGGAGCAAAGAATTGAGGATCGCGCGATAAAAGAGAAGTTATTTGACGAGGTTTTGCCTGTAGTTATCAGTCAACagattgacatgtttaaaattcaGAAGCAAATTGCTGAAATGTTAGGTTTGGCTTTGAGCGAGGATACTTTGGCTGGTAGAGCACATAAATTGCGCACCAGGCTAATGGATTCGAAGAGAAAACTCATCATACTTGATGATGTTTGGGAAAGCTTCGAGCTGAAGGATATAGGAGTTCCTTATGCAAATGGTCTTGGGGGATGCAAAATTATTTTGACATCACGCCTCAAAGATGTATGTGAAGAAATGGAAGCCGATAAAGTTGTTGAAATTCAAGTCTTAGACAAAAAAGAAGCTTGGACACTTTTTAGAGAGAAATCTGGTGATTGCGTGGATGCTTCACATTTGCGTCCCACAGCAGAAGAAGTCGCAGCAGAATGCAAAGGTTTGCCGATTGCGCTTGTAACCGTTGGTAAAGCTCTGCAAAAGAAGAATATAGAGACATGGAAAGATGCACTTTTACAACTGAGAAGAGCTAACCCGACGAACTTCCTGCAGGTTCGGAAAAATGTTTATATGCCTCTGAAACTGAGTTATGATTTCTTGGAAACTGAAAGTGAAAAGTCCCTTTTCCTGCTATGTGGCTTGTTTCCCGAAGATTATAACATCCGGATTGAGGACTTGGCTTTGCTCAGCTTTGGGTTAGGCATGTTTGAGGGAATCAACAATATTGAAGATGGAAGAAACAGAACACAACATTTATTGGAGAGGCTTAGAAGTCGTTTTTTATTGATGACTGGTAGAAAAGAACAAGAGGTAAAAATGCATGATGTTGTTCGTGATGTTGCTATTTTCATTGGTTCAAAAGAAAAGCAAGGGTTTTTGAATGTGTCCTCAATGGATTCATGTCGCAATTGCAATTGGATGTCGGTGGAAATTTCAAATATTGCCAATGCCAAGCTTCCAGTTGGGTTGGATTTTCCAAATCTTCATCTCCTGATGCTTTTGAATTTCAATTATTTAGAATTTCCCGAAGGATTTGACGTCAATGTTGTTTGTTTTAAAGGAATGGAGGAGCTGAAAGTCTTGTATTTTTCAAATCAAAAATTTCAATCACTTCCATCATCTCTGGAATTCCTAAAAAAACTTAGAAAGTTGCACTTGAAAAATTGCGAGGTGAAAGACATATCAATTGTTGGAGAGTTAGCAAGTTTGGAAATTCTTCGTGTCCTGCGCTGTAACAAAATTAAAGAGTTACCAGCAGATGTTGGGGAATTGAAATTTCTAAAATTATTAGAATTAAGGGATTGCAAGAAACTCAAAAGAATAGTGGCTGGTGTCATATCAAGCTTGGTTGGGTTGGAGGAATTGAAGATAGTTGATTGCTTTAACAAATGGGAAGCAAAGGGAAATGTAAGTGAAGAAAGGAATGCTAGTCTTTCAGAACTTGAGTCTCTCATCAATTTGACTTGCTTGGAGATTGATATATTTGATCCCAAATTGGTCACCCAAGAGATATTGCTTTCAAAGCAGTTAAGAAGATATCAAATACGTGCTTATGGGGACCGATTTTTATCAGATGGCAGGAAGCATGAGAGAAGAATCACACTCCAATTACCGAGAGACGTGACAGTAGGAAATTGGATTCGGGGACTAGGAAAGAACACCCAGTCGCTAGAATTAGATGGAGATGGTTCAAACGATTTTAATCTAGGTGAAATTGAAAGCTTGAGGGAGTTCGTATTTCAAAATTGTTCAACGGTGGAGAAATTGATGAATGCAATCGATTGGAAATTCTCCATGTTGGAGCACCTGGAGCTGAGAGATCTCGAAGAGTTGGAAGAGATAATTGATGGTACAATTCCAGAGGGATCCAATTCCTTCCAAAATCTAGAATCACTAGTTGTCCAATATCTTCCCAAGTTGGGATATTTGTGGAAGAGTCCAAATCAGAATGTTTCACTGGTCAACCTCAAATCCATATACATATCTTCTTGTCCCAATCTACGATATCTCTTCTCAATGGCAACAGCAAGGAGTCTTGTACAACTTCAAAGCCTTCAAATTTCTCTCTGTGACACGATTGAACAAGTGTTGTGGAACGAAATGGAAAGCAACACAGAGGCTTCTATTATTGAGTTCCCAAAGTTGAAGACACTGCAACTGTGCGTTCTGCCAAACCTTATAGCTTTCACCCAAGGAGTTGAAATCGTAAAATTCCCCCAGTTGATAGAACTAGATATCAACTACTGCCCAAAGCTCCGAACCAAAATCGACCCATTCCCTGCCGGCATGATTGAGAAGATCATCGTTCGTAATCATGACACTATAGAAGAAATATTTAGGGATGATGGAAATCGACATATCATATTCCAAGAATTGTATGAATTGAACCTACTTGGTCTGCCATGCCTGACAACGTTCTACCGAGGTGTTGAAAGCATCAAGTTTCCAAAGCTGAAAGTTTTGACGATTGGAAATTTGCCAAGGCTGAATAGTTTTGTGGCAATAGATTCATCAGAACCCACCCACGACCATCATTCTATTCATTTCTTTTGCAATAAAAAG AATGCAAACGAAGATGAGAACAAGGATGAGTACAATGAGAATGAGAAGCATGAGGATAAGAAAGAGACAGAAGGCGAGGACAAGACAGAGAGCAGCAACAACAATCTTATGTGA